A section of the Streptomyces xinghaiensis S187 genome encodes:
- the metH gene encoding methionine synthase gives MGSIQPSTSSTDRVSALREALATRVVVADGAMGTMLQAQEPSLEDFEQLEGCNEILNVTRPDIVRSVHDAYFAVGVDCVETNTFGANHAALAEYDIAGRIFELSEAGVRIARESADAFTAGDGRPRWVLGSMGPGTKLPTLGHVRYGVLRDAYQRNAEGMIAGGADALLVETTQDLLQTKAAVLGAKRALRETGTDLPVIVSVTVETTGTMLLGSEIGAALTALEPLGIDMIGLNCATGPAEMSEHLRHLARHARVPLSCMPNAGLPVLGKDGAHYPLTPAELADAQETFVREYGLSLVGGCCGTTPEHLRQVVERVRDLTPAAREPRPEPGAASLYQSVPFRQDTAYLAIGERTNANGSKKFREAMLEGRWDDCVEMAREQIREGAHLLDVCVDYVGRDGVADMEEIAGCFATASTLPLVLDSTEPAVIRAGLEKLGGRAVINSVNYEDGDGPDSRFAKITQLAVEHGAALIALTIDEEGQARTCEHKVAVAERLIADLTGTWGVHKSDILIDCLTFTIATGQEESRKDGLATIEAIRELKRRHPDVQTTLGLSNISFGLNPAARMVLNSVFLDECVKAGLDSAIVHASKIVPIARLEPEQREVALDLIHDRRREGYDPLQRFLELFEGVDSKSMKAGRAEELAALPLEERLQRRIIDGERNGLEADLDEALRERPALEIVNDTLLAGMKVVGELFGSGQMQLPFVLQSAEVMKTAVAHLEPHMDKAEGEEGKGTIVLATVRGDVHDIGKNLVDIILSNNGYTVVNLGIKQPVSAILEAAQEHRADVIGMSGLLVKSTVIMKENLEELNQRKLAADYPVILGGAALTRAYVEQDLHEIYQGEVRYARDAFEGLRLMDALIAVKRGVPGAALPELRQRRVPRRDTEITEPEPAEGVRSDVATDNPVPTPPFRGTRVVKGIQLKEYAPWLDEGALFKGQWGLKQSRTGDGPTYEELVESEGRPRLRGWLDRLQTENLLEAAVVYGYFPCVSKGDDLIILGEDGAERTRFTFPRQRRGRRLCLADFFRPEESGETDVVGLQVVTVGSRIGEETAKLFAADAYRDYLELHGLSVQLAEALAEYWHARVRAELGFAGEDPAAMEDMFALKYRGARFSLGYGACPDLEDRAKIAALLEPSRIGVELSEEFQLHPEQSTDAIVIHHPEAKYFNAR, from the coding sequence ATGGGCTCGATCCAGCCATCGACCAGCAGCACCGACCGCGTCTCCGCTCTGAGGGAGGCACTGGCCACCCGGGTGGTGGTGGCGGACGGGGCGATGGGGACGATGCTCCAGGCGCAGGAGCCGAGTCTGGAGGACTTCGAGCAGCTGGAGGGCTGCAACGAGATCCTGAACGTCACCCGTCCCGACATCGTGCGCTCGGTCCATGACGCGTACTTCGCGGTGGGGGTGGACTGTGTGGAGACCAACACCTTCGGCGCCAACCACGCCGCGCTGGCGGAGTACGACATCGCCGGCCGGATCTTCGAGCTGTCCGAGGCGGGGGTGCGGATCGCGCGCGAGTCGGCCGACGCGTTCACCGCCGGGGACGGCCGCCCGCGCTGGGTCCTGGGCTCGATGGGCCCCGGCACCAAGCTCCCCACGCTCGGCCATGTCCGCTACGGCGTGCTGCGCGACGCCTATCAGCGGAACGCCGAGGGCATGATCGCCGGCGGGGCGGACGCGCTGCTGGTGGAGACCACCCAGGATCTGCTGCAGACCAAGGCCGCCGTCCTCGGCGCGAAGCGTGCGCTGCGGGAGACGGGCACGGACCTGCCGGTGATCGTGTCGGTGACGGTGGAGACCACGGGGACGATGCTGCTGGGCTCGGAGATCGGCGCGGCGCTCACCGCCCTGGAGCCGCTGGGCATCGACATGATCGGCCTGAACTGCGCCACCGGCCCCGCCGAGATGAGCGAACACCTGCGCCATCTGGCCCGCCACGCGCGGGTGCCGCTGTCGTGTATGCCCAATGCCGGGCTGCCCGTGCTGGGCAAGGACGGCGCCCACTACCCCCTCACCCCGGCCGAACTGGCCGACGCGCAGGAGACGTTCGTGCGCGAGTACGGGCTGTCCCTGGTCGGCGGCTGCTGCGGCACCACCCCCGAGCATCTGCGGCAGGTCGTCGAACGGGTGCGGGACCTGACCCCCGCCGCGCGGGAGCCGCGTCCCGAGCCGGGCGCGGCCTCGCTCTACCAGAGTGTGCCGTTCCGGCAGGACACGGCGTATCTGGCGATCGGGGAGCGCACCAACGCCAACGGTTCGAAGAAGTTCCGCGAGGCGATGCTGGAGGGCCGCTGGGACGACTGTGTGGAGATGGCGCGGGAGCAGATCCGCGAGGGCGCCCACCTGCTGGACGTGTGCGTGGACTACGTGGGCCGTGACGGGGTGGCCGACATGGAGGAGATCGCCGGGTGTTTCGCCACCGCCTCGACCCTGCCGCTGGTGCTGGACTCCACCGAACCGGCCGTCATCCGGGCGGGGCTGGAGAAGCTCGGCGGCCGCGCGGTGATCAACTCCGTCAACTACGAGGACGGCGACGGGCCGGATTCGCGGTTCGCGAAGATCACCCAGCTTGCGGTGGAGCACGGGGCGGCGCTGATCGCGCTGACCATCGACGAGGAGGGCCAGGCCCGCACCTGCGAGCACAAGGTCGCCGTCGCCGAGCGTCTGATCGCCGACCTCACCGGCACCTGGGGCGTGCACAAGAGCGACATCCTCATCGACTGCCTCACCTTCACCATCGCCACCGGCCAGGAGGAGTCCCGCAAGGACGGCCTGGCCACCATCGAGGCGATCCGCGAGCTCAAACGCCGCCACCCGGACGTCCAGACCACCCTGGGCCTGTCGAACATCTCCTTCGGGCTCAACCCGGCCGCCCGTATGGTGCTCAACAGCGTCTTCCTGGACGAGTGCGTCAAGGCCGGGCTCGACTCCGCTATCGTCCACGCCTCCAAGATCGTGCCGATCGCCCGGCTGGAGCCGGAGCAGCGCGAGGTCGCCCTCGACCTGATCCACGACCGCCGGCGCGAGGGCTACGACCCGCTGCAGCGGTTCCTGGAACTGTTCGAGGGCGTGGACAGCAAGTCGATGAAGGCGGGCCGGGCCGAGGAACTGGCCGCCCTGCCGCTGGAGGAGCGCCTGCAGCGCCGCATCATCGACGGCGAGCGCAACGGCCTGGAGGCCGACCTGGACGAGGCCCTGCGGGAGCGCCCCGCCCTGGAGATCGTCAACGACACCCTGCTGGCCGGCATGAAGGTCGTCGGCGAACTGTTCGGATCCGGACAGATGCAACTGCCGTTCGTGCTGCAGTCCGCCGAGGTCATGAAGACGGCCGTGGCCCATCTGGAGCCGCACATGGACAAGGCCGAGGGCGAGGAGGGCAAGGGCACCATCGTGCTGGCCACCGTCCGCGGCGACGTCCACGACATCGGCAAGAACCTCGTCGACATCATCCTCTCCAACAACGGCTACACCGTCGTCAACCTCGGCATCAAACAGCCGGTCTCCGCCATCCTGGAAGCCGCACAGGAACACCGGGCCGACGTCATCGGCATGTCCGGCCTCCTGGTCAAATCCACCGTGATCATGAAAGAGAACCTGGAGGAGCTCAACCAGCGCAAGCTGGCCGCCGACTACCCCGTCATCCTCGGCGGCGCCGCCCTCACCCGCGCCTACGTCGAGCAGGACCTCCACGAGATCTACCAGGGCGAGGTCCGCTACGCCCGGGACGCCTTCGAGGGCCTGCGGCTGATGGACGCCCTGATCGCCGTCAAACGCGGCGTCCCCGGCGCCGCCCTCCCCGAACTGCGGCAGCGCCGGGTCCCCCGCCGGGACACCGAGATCACCGAGCCGGAACCGGCCGAGGGCGTGCGCTCCGACGTCGCCACCGACAACCCCGTGCCCACCCCGCCGTTCCGCGGCACCCGCGTCGTCAAGGGCATCCAGCTCAAGGAGTACGCCCCCTGGCTGGACGAGGGCGCGCTCTTCAAGGGGCAGTGGGGACTCAAGCAGTCCCGCACCGGCGACGGCCCCACCTACGAGGAACTGGTCGAGAGCGAGGGCCGCCCCCGGCTGCGCGGCTGGCTCGACCGGCTCCAGACCGAGAACCTCCTGGAAGCCGCCGTCGTCTACGGCTACTTCCCCTGCGTCTCCAAGGGCGACGACCTGATCATCCTGGGGGAGGACGGCGCCGAGCGGACCCGCTTCACCTTTCCCCGCCAGCGCCGCGGCCGCCGGCTCTGCCTGGCCGACTTCTTCCGCCCCGAGGAATCCGGCGAGACCGATGTGGTCGGCCTGCAGGTCGTCACCGTCGGCTCCCGCATCGGCGAGGAGACCGCCAAACTCTTCGCCGCCGACGCCTACCGCGACTACCTCGAACTCCACGGCCTCTCCGTCCAGCTCGCCGAAGCCCTCGCCGAGTACTGGCACGCCCGCGTCCGCGCCGAACTCGGCTTCGCCGGGGAGGACCCGGCGGCCATGGAGGACATGTTCGCCCTCAAGTACCGGGGTGCCCGCTTCTCCCTGGGCTACGGGGCCTGTCCCGACCTGGAGGACCGGGCGAAGATCGCCGCACTGCTGGAGCCCTCGCGGATCGGCGTCGAGCTCTCCGAGGAGTTCCAGCTCCACCCCGAGCAGTCCACCGACGCCATCGTCATCCACCACCCCGAGGCCAAGTACTTCAACGCCCGGTAG
- a CDS encoding response regulator: MAIRVLLVDDQPLLRTGFRMILEAEQDIAVVGEAGDGLQALDQVRALQPDVVLMDIRMPRMDGVEATRQITGPGRDGPAKVLVLTTFDLDEYVVEALRAGASGFLLKDAPAQELVQAIRVVASGEAMLAPSITRRLLDKYAAKLPSGEEPVPDTLHTLTDREVEVLKLVAKGLSNAEIAADLFVSETTVKTHVGHVLTKLGLRDRVQAAVYAYESGLVRPGAG; encoded by the coding sequence GTGGCCATCCGTGTCCTCCTGGTCGACGACCAGCCGCTGTTGCGCACCGGTTTCCGGATGATCCTGGAGGCGGAACAGGACATCGCCGTCGTCGGTGAGGCCGGTGACGGGCTGCAGGCCCTGGACCAGGTCCGGGCCCTGCAACCGGATGTGGTGCTGATGGACATCCGGATGCCCCGGATGGACGGGGTCGAGGCCACCCGGCAGATCACCGGCCCGGGGCGGGACGGGCCGGCGAAGGTGCTGGTCCTGACCACGTTCGACCTCGACGAGTACGTGGTCGAGGCGCTCCGCGCCGGGGCGAGCGGCTTCCTCCTCAAGGACGCCCCCGCCCAGGAGCTGGTGCAGGCGATCCGGGTGGTCGCCTCGGGCGAGGCCATGCTGGCGCCGAGCATCACCCGCCGGCTGCTCGACAAGTACGCGGCGAAGCTGCCCTCGGGCGAGGAGCCGGTGCCCGACACGCTGCACACCCTGACCGACCGCGAGGTCGAGGTGCTGAAGCTGGTCGCGAAGGGGCTCTCCAACGCGGAGATCGCGGCCGATCTCTTCGTTAGCGAGACCACGGTCAAGACCCATGTGGGGCATGTGCTGACGAAGCTCGGCCTGCGGGACCGGGTGCAGGCGGCGGTCTACGCCTACGAGAGCGGACTGGTGCGGCCCGGCGCCGGGTGA
- a CDS encoding HAD family hydrolase, with amino-acid sequence MTSSIPALGTRTAEGTTTLQAVLLDMDGTLVETEGFWWDAEVEVFAELGHILHDHHREVVVGGPMSRSAGYLIEVTGADITVPELSVLLNDRFEEMMGRGVPLMPGAARLLAELAAHRVPTALVSASHRRVIDRVLESVGAGHFDLTLAGDELERTKPHPDPYLMAAAKLGADPARCAVIEDTPTGVASAEAAGCPVVAVPSVVPIEPAPRRPVVSSLEEVDLPFLHGLITGMH; translated from the coding sequence ATGACCAGCAGCATCCCCGCGCTCGGCACCCGGACGGCTGAGGGAACCACCACCCTGCAGGCCGTGCTGCTCGACATGGACGGCACACTCGTCGAGACCGAGGGCTTCTGGTGGGACGCCGAGGTGGAGGTCTTCGCCGAACTCGGCCACATCCTCCACGACCACCACCGCGAGGTCGTGGTCGGCGGCCCCATGAGCCGCAGCGCCGGCTACCTCATCGAGGTCACCGGCGCCGACATCACCGTCCCCGAACTCTCCGTGCTCCTCAACGACCGCTTCGAGGAGATGATGGGCCGCGGGGTGCCGCTGATGCCCGGCGCCGCCCGGCTGCTGGCCGAGCTGGCCGCGCACCGGGTGCCGACCGCGCTGGTCTCCGCCTCGCACCGGCGCGTCATCGACCGGGTCCTGGAGTCGGTCGGGGCCGGTCACTTCGACCTCACCCTGGCCGGGGACGAACTGGAGCGGACGAAGCCGCACCCGGACCCGTACCTGATGGCGGCCGCCAAGCTGGGAGCCGACCCCGCGCGCTGCGCGGTGATCGAGGACACCCCGACCGGCGTGGCCTCGGCGGAGGCGGCGGGCTGCCCGGTGGTGGCCGTGCCCTCGGTGGTCCCCATCGAACCGGCCCCGCGGCGCCCCGTCGTCAGCTCTCTCGAAGAAGTCGACCTTCCCTTTCTGCACGGATTGATCACGGGAATGCACTGA
- a CDS encoding PD-(D/E)XK nuclease family protein yields the protein MDTSTEHADGGRGGRRTGRGRGAAAAPPASLSPSRAADFMTCPLLYRFRVIDRLPEKPSEAAARGTLVHAVLERLFDAPAAERTAPRARALVPGEWERLLTARPELAGLFREDGAEDGEGDGGSADPARLAGWLAEAERLVERWFTLEDPARLEPAERELFVETTLDSGLRLRGIIDRVDVAPSGDVRIVDYKTGKAPRPEYAAGPLFQMKFYALVLWRLRGTVPRRLQLVYLGSGDVLTYDPAEEDLRATERKLLALWDAIRRATDSGDWRPRRNRLCDWCDHRAVCPEFGGTPPPYPLLPVAAPSGEPGGPRVPGQGRMGGV from the coding sequence ATGGACACCAGCACCGAGCACGCGGACGGCGGACGCGGCGGCCGGAGGACCGGCCGCGGGCGCGGAGCGGCGGCCGCGCCGCCGGCGTCGCTGTCGCCGTCGCGCGCCGCCGACTTCATGACCTGCCCGCTGCTCTACCGCTTCCGGGTGATCGACAGGCTGCCGGAGAAGCCCAGCGAGGCGGCCGCCCGCGGGACGCTGGTCCACGCGGTGCTGGAGCGGCTGTTCGACGCCCCCGCGGCGGAGCGGACGGCGCCGCGGGCCCGGGCGCTGGTACCCGGCGAGTGGGAGCGGCTGCTGACGGCGCGGCCGGAGCTGGCCGGGCTGTTCCGGGAGGACGGGGCGGAGGACGGCGAGGGGGACGGCGGGTCCGCGGACCCCGCGCGCCTGGCCGGGTGGCTCGCCGAGGCGGAGCGGCTGGTGGAGCGGTGGTTCACGCTGGAGGACCCGGCCCGGCTGGAACCGGCGGAGCGGGAGCTGTTCGTGGAGACCACGCTGGACTCCGGGCTCCGGCTGCGCGGCATCATCGACCGGGTGGACGTCGCGCCGAGTGGTGACGTGCGGATCGTCGACTACAAGACGGGGAAGGCCCCGCGCCCGGAGTACGCGGCGGGACCGCTGTTCCAGATGAAGTTCTACGCGCTGGTCCTCTGGCGGCTGCGGGGCACGGTGCCGCGCCGGCTGCAGCTGGTCTATCTCGGCAGCGGGGACGTCCTGACGTACGACCCGGCCGAGGAGGACCTGCGGGCCACCGAGCGGAAGCTGCTGGCTCTGTGGGACGCCATCCGCCGGGCCACGGACTCCGGGGACTGGCGTCCCCGGCGGAACCGGCTGTGCGACTGGTGCGACCACCGGGCGGTGTGCCCGGAGTTCGGCGGTACGCCCCCGCCCTACCCGCTGCTGCCCGTGGCGGCCCCGTCCGGGGAACCGGGCGGCCCGCGGGTACCCGGCCAGGGCAGAATGGGCGGCGTCTAG
- a CDS encoding ABC transporter substrate-binding protein, with protein MRIRHHLFAVPIAMGLLAGCGGGDADSAGTGEPIVMGMTDEIAATDPASGYDPGSWLLFNNVFQSLMSFPRGGTTPQPEAAERCGFDDGASKVYRCELKDGLTFSNGNSLTSEDVAFSFRRTLKINDENGPAVMLTSIDKVETPDKKTVVFKLKFPDATFPMKIASGAGSIVDHREYEMDKLRTDGKAIGSGVYKLDSYTPESEAKFSVNPDYKGPAKVKNSGMTMKLFNGDQPALKSALQEGEVDLAYRGLSIKDINELETATTDEKNGLEVIEGTSAEVQHLVFNVDDPVIGKEGVRKAIAYLVDRSALVRDVYKYTAKPLYSIVPAGITSHNTAFFDVYGDRPQRDKAEEALREEGITGRLKVTLWATPTRYGPGTVPGFQKLAQQLNASGLFDADVKSVELDEYEEGIKNGDYGIYVKGWVPDYPDPDNFTAPFFGEGNVLSNNYESKRIVKQLIPSTAAEANRAATAANFGELQDIVAEELPVLPLWQGKQYAVAHQDVAGLEWSLDASTVFRFWEISKIQD; from the coding sequence GTGAGGATACGTCATCACCTGTTCGCGGTCCCCATCGCGATGGGGCTGCTGGCCGGTTGCGGCGGGGGGGACGCCGACTCGGCCGGCACGGGTGAGCCGATCGTCATGGGAATGACGGACGAGATCGCGGCGACCGACCCGGCCTCCGGCTACGACCCCGGCTCCTGGCTGCTGTTCAACAACGTCTTCCAGTCCCTGATGAGCTTCCCCCGGGGCGGTACGACACCGCAGCCCGAGGCGGCCGAGCGCTGCGGCTTCGACGACGGAGCCAGCAAGGTCTACCGCTGCGAGCTCAAGGACGGGCTCACGTTCAGCAACGGCAACAGCCTGACCTCCGAGGACGTGGCGTTCTCCTTCCGCCGGACGCTGAAGATCAACGACGAGAACGGCCCGGCCGTCATGCTGACGTCGATCGACAAGGTCGAGACCCCGGACAAGAAGACCGTCGTCTTCAAGCTCAAGTTCCCCGACGCGACCTTCCCCATGAAGATCGCCTCCGGCGCCGGCTCGATCGTGGACCACCGCGAGTACGAGATGGACAAGCTCCGCACCGACGGCAAGGCCATCGGCTCGGGTGTCTACAAGCTCGACTCCTACACGCCGGAGAGCGAGGCGAAGTTCTCCGTCAACCCGGACTACAAGGGCCCCGCCAAGGTCAAGAACTCCGGCATGACGATGAAGCTCTTCAACGGCGACCAGCCGGCCCTGAAGAGCGCCCTGCAGGAGGGCGAGGTCGACCTCGCCTACCGCGGTCTCTCCATCAAGGACATCAACGAGCTGGAGACCGCCACGACCGACGAGAAGAACGGCCTGGAGGTCATCGAGGGCACCAGTGCCGAGGTCCAGCACCTGGTCTTCAACGTCGACGACCCGGTCATCGGCAAGGAGGGGGTGCGCAAGGCCATCGCCTATCTCGTCGACCGCAGCGCCCTGGTCCGCGACGTCTACAAGTACACCGCCAAGCCGCTGTACTCGATCGTCCCGGCGGGCATCACCAGCCACAACACGGCCTTCTTCGACGTCTACGGCGACCGTCCGCAGCGGGACAAGGCCGAGGAGGCCCTCCGCGAGGAGGGCATCACCGGCCGGCTCAAGGTCACGCTCTGGGCCACCCCCACCCGCTACGGCCCCGGCACCGTCCCCGGATTCCAGAAGCTCGCCCAGCAGCTCAACGCCAGCGGGCTGTTCGACGCCGATGTGAAGAGCGTCGAACTGGACGAGTACGAAGAGGGCATCAAGAACGGCGACTACGGCATCTACGTCAAGGGCTGGGTGCCCGACTACCCGGACCCGGACAACTTCACCGCGCCGTTCTTCGGCGAGGGCAACGTCCTCTCCAACAACTACGAGTCCAAGCGCATCGTGAAGCAGCTCATCCCGAGCACCGCCGCGGAGGCCAACCGGGCCGCGACCGCCGCGAACTTCGGCGAACTGCAGGACATCGTCGCCGAGGAACTGCCGGTGCTGCCGCTCTGGCAGGGCAAACAGTACGCCGTGGCGCACCAGGACGTCGCCGGCCTGGAGTGGTCGCTGGACGCCTCGACCGTCTTCCGCTTCTGGGAGATCAGCAAGATCCAGGACTGA
- a CDS encoding IclR family transcriptional regulator, producing MARTIQSLERAAAMLRLLAGGERRLGLSEVAAALGLAKGTAHGILRTLQQEGFVEQDPASGRYQLGAEMLRLGQSYLDVNELRARALVWTDDLARSSGESVHLGVLHQSGVLIVHHVFRPDDSRQVLEVGAMQPLHSTALGKVLAAYDPVAHAEAVEGGREAFTGRTVTGPEEFEAVLDLTRARGWASDIEETWAGVASVAAPIHNRRRMPVGAVGVTGAVERVCDGAELRSRLVAAVRDCARAVSRDLGAGRF from the coding sequence ATGGCTCGGACCATCCAGTCCCTGGAGCGGGCCGCGGCGATGCTGCGGCTCCTGGCGGGCGGCGAGCGCCGGCTCGGCCTGTCCGAGGTGGCCGCCGCGCTGGGACTGGCCAAGGGCACCGCGCACGGCATCCTCCGCACGCTCCAGCAGGAGGGCTTCGTCGAGCAGGACCCGGCCTCGGGCCGCTACCAGCTCGGCGCCGAGATGCTGCGGCTGGGCCAGAGCTACCTGGACGTCAACGAGCTGCGGGCGCGGGCCCTGGTGTGGACCGACGACCTGGCGCGGTCCAGCGGGGAGAGCGTCCACCTGGGGGTGCTGCACCAGAGCGGCGTGCTGATCGTGCACCACGTCTTCCGGCCGGACGACAGCCGGCAGGTCCTGGAGGTCGGCGCCATGCAGCCGCTGCACAGCACGGCGCTGGGCAAGGTGCTGGCGGCCTACGACCCGGTGGCGCACGCCGAGGCCGTGGAGGGCGGACGGGAGGCCTTCACGGGCCGCACGGTGACCGGGCCGGAGGAGTTCGAGGCCGTCCTCGACCTGACCCGGGCCCGGGGCTGGGCCTCCGACATCGAGGAGACCTGGGCCGGAGTGGCCTCCGTGGCCGCGCCCATCCACAACCGGCGGCGGATGCCCGTCGGAGCGGTGGGCGTCACCGGAGCGGTGGAGCGGGTCTGCGACGGCGCCGAGCTGCGATCGCGGCTGGTCGCGGCGGTGCGGGACTGCGCCCGGGCGGTTTCCCGGGATCTCGGCGCCGGGCGATTCTGA
- a CDS encoding MIP/aquaporin family protein, whose amino-acid sequence MSSSDIFIGETIGTAVLILMGGGVVAAVTLKRSKALNAGWIAIALGWGFAVLTGAYIAVGVSGAHINPAVTLGLAIQGTTAWSDVPLYFVSQMLGAMIGAALVWLTYYGHFRDHLTDPQVLAEARTGPEGLVEQDNAPAAGPVLGIFCTGPEIRNAVQNLMTETIATTVLVLSILTLGLTEGLGVSGTGVLIVALVVAGIGFSLGGPTGYAINPARDLGPRIVHALLPLPNKGGSDWGYAWVPVVGPLLGGALAGGIYQLAFA is encoded by the coding sequence GTGTCCAGCTCCGACATCTTCATCGGCGAGACCATCGGGACCGCCGTACTCATCCTCATGGGCGGCGGCGTCGTGGCCGCCGTCACCCTCAAGCGCTCGAAGGCCCTCAACGCCGGCTGGATCGCCATCGCCCTCGGGTGGGGCTTCGCGGTCCTCACCGGCGCCTACATCGCGGTCGGCGTATCCGGCGCGCACATCAATCCGGCGGTCACCCTCGGCCTGGCCATCCAGGGCACCACCGCGTGGTCGGACGTGCCGCTCTACTTCGTCTCGCAGATGCTGGGCGCGATGATCGGCGCCGCCCTGGTCTGGCTGACCTACTACGGCCACTTCCGTGACCACCTGACCGACCCGCAGGTCCTGGCCGAGGCCCGGACCGGCCCGGAGGGCCTGGTCGAGCAGGACAACGCCCCCGCCGCCGGACCCGTGCTCGGCATCTTCTGCACCGGCCCGGAGATCCGCAACGCCGTGCAGAACCTGATGACCGAGACCATCGCCACCACCGTGCTCGTCCTCTCCATCCTCACCCTGGGCCTGACCGAGGGTCTGGGCGTGTCGGGCACCGGCGTGCTGATCGTCGCCCTCGTCGTGGCCGGTATCGGCTTCTCGCTCGGCGGTCCGACCGGTTACGCCATCAACCCGGCACGCGACCTCGGTCCCCGGATCGTGCACGCGCTGCTGCCGCTGCCGAACAAGGGCGGCTCCGACTGGGGCTACGCCTGGGTCCCGGTGGTCGGCCCGCTGCTCGGCGGCGCCCTCGCCGGCGGGATCTACCAGCTCGCCTTCGCCTGA
- a CDS encoding ABC transporter substrate-binding protein has protein sequence MNRKTLALPAAIGLLVPVLAACGATGGSAADDAIVVGTTEQFVLTEDNPAPFDPALAYEMASWNVLRNTFQTLMALPRSGSEPVPEAATKCGFSDRRNEQYRCTLREGLKFSNDNLLTAEDVKFSVERTLGIEDPNGPVSLISNIDRIETLGDLEVVFHLKKPDATFPYKLATPAAAIVDSQSYKRRALRDGFEVSGSGPYTLETKEKDGSVQSLVFTKNRNYQGQLKLRNDKVELRILQDSTAMEKALKAGDIDLMTRSMSPEQIARLAKGEDKDIELVEMPGQEIRYLVFDTEHPVAGRKAVRRAVAQIVDRQELARDVYARSADPLYSMIPSSVDAHVNSFFNRYGEPDADAARRTLASAGVETPVKLELAYTTDHYGPATAVEFETLQKQLNRTGLFDVTIKGVPWKTYRPSQTEGEYAVYGMGWFPDFPDPDNFTAPFFSEDNFLNSPYDNKEIHSQLIPETRQQAERTGATKSFEEIQDIVAEDVPLLPLWQGKQYVAARNTVTGVEWALNSSSVLQLWELGRTVG, from the coding sequence ATGAATCGCAAGACTCTGGCACTGCCGGCCGCCATCGGGTTGCTGGTGCCGGTCCTGGCCGCTTGCGGTGCCACGGGGGGATCCGCGGCGGACGACGCGATCGTCGTCGGCACCACGGAGCAGTTCGTCCTCACCGAGGACAACCCGGCGCCCTTCGACCCCGCGCTGGCCTATGAAATGGCCTCCTGGAACGTCCTGCGCAACACCTTCCAGACGCTGATGGCCCTGCCCCGCTCCGGCAGCGAGCCGGTCCCCGAGGCGGCCACCAAATGCGGCTTCTCCGACCGGCGCAACGAGCAGTACCGCTGCACCCTGCGCGAGGGCCTGAAGTTCTCCAACGACAACCTCCTCACCGCCGAGGACGTGAAGTTCTCGGTCGAGCGGACCCTGGGGATCGAGGACCCCAACGGCCCGGTCTCCCTGATCTCGAACATCGACCGGATCGAGACCCTCGGGGATCTGGAGGTCGTCTTCCACCTCAAGAAGCCGGACGCGACCTTCCCGTACAAGCTCGCCACCCCCGCCGCCGCGATCGTGGACTCCCAGAGCTACAAGCGGCGTGCGCTCCGCGACGGCTTCGAGGTGTCCGGCTCCGGCCCCTACACCCTGGAGACGAAGGAGAAGGACGGCTCCGTCCAGTCCCTCGTCTTCACCAAAAACCGGAACTACCAGGGCCAGCTCAAACTCCGGAACGACAAGGTCGAGCTGCGGATCCTCCAGGACTCCACGGCCATGGAGAAGGCTCTCAAGGCCGGCGACATCGACCTGATGACCCGCAGCATGTCCCCCGAGCAGATCGCCCGGCTGGCGAAGGGCGAGGACAAGGACATCGAGCTGGTCGAGATGCCCGGCCAGGAGATCCGCTACCTCGTCTTCGACACCGAGCACCCGGTGGCCGGCCGGAAGGCCGTACGGCGCGCGGTCGCGCAGATCGTCGACCGCCAGGAACTCGCCCGCGACGTGTACGCGCGCAGCGCCGATCCGCTCTACTCCATGATCCCGAGCAGTGTCGACGCGCACGTCAACTCCTTCTTCAACCGGTACGGGGAGCCCGACGCCGACGCCGCCCGCAGGACCCTGGCCTCCGCCGGTGTCGAGACCCCGGTGAAGCTGGAGCTGGCCTACACCACGGACCACTACGGCCCGGCCACGGCCGTGGAGTTCGAGACCCTGCAGAAGCAGCTGAACAGAACGGGTCTCTTCGACGTAACGATCAAGGGCGTTCCGTGGAAGACGTACCGCCCCAGCCAGACGGAGGGCGAGTACGCCGTCTACGGCATGGGCTGGTTCCCGGACTTCCCCGACCCCGACAACTTCACGGCCCCGTTCTTCTCCGAGGACAACTTCCTCAACAGCCCGTACGACAACAAGGAGATCCACAGCCAGCTGATTCCGGAGACCCGGCAGCAGGCCGAACGGACCGGCGCCACCAAGAGTTTCGAGGAGATCCAGGACATCGTCGCCGAGGACGTGCCGCTGCTGCCGCTGTGGCAGGGCAAGCAGTACGTCGCGGCCCGGAACACCGTCACCGGTGTGGAGTGGGCGCTGAACTCGTCGTCGGTCCTGCAACTGTGGGAACTCGGCCGCACGGTCGGCTGA